CAATTCCAGACAGCTGGTTTAGGTGCCCATCTGGTCTACTATCACAACACTACCTATATCTCTGTGGACTCAGCACCATGGGACCCAGGGACGTCACCCATTAGCGAGTGAACTTGGACAGGCTGCTTCAATTCTCTGAGCCTCCACTTAATACTACCTGCTTCACAGGATTGTTAAAAGGATTAAATGAGGCGATATATCACAGAGTGCTTATGACATTGCCTGGCATAGCTGAAGCACCATAAAAgtcattaaatattattataataacaCTTATCATACTGTTGTGTAATTGTTTTTATGTTACATTTTCCCAGGCAAATCTGAGCCGTTAAGGATAGTCAGGGAGCCTTTCATCTGTGCTTCTGGTGAACACTGAGCCTCATTAATTATTTCTaacatgaatgaatgagttaataatgaaaaaaaaagccaatactGGGCTACAAAAGTACTGTGAGATAAACCAGCAGGTTCTTCCTCAGTAGACTTTATCATCCACCAGAATGAAACCAGAATGCTATGGGTTAGGGCAGAAATTTGGTGGAGCAggtaagatgctacttgggatgtgcATATTGGAAGACTTGAGTTTGAGTCTGGCTCTCCAATCtactttcctgctgatgcacatcctgggaggcagtcgctgacagctaaagtacttgggtccataacacccatgtgagaaacctggcttgagttctgcgCCCCTGATTttgatctggcctagccctggctattgcaggcatttggggagtgattcagcaaatgggagctctttgtctctctgtctttcaaataaaataaatagaaatttacaaaattaaataaaaatttcctgtGGTTTCTCATAGGTTATATGTTGGGTATGGTTCAGAGAAAGTGGTATCACTACCTTTGGATCAGGTAAACATGGTCCAAAAGCTTCCAACAGAAGGGTTTCTTCTCTCACAGCCTTTTCATAGTCTGCAAAAGACAGCTTCCCGTCGTGATCATGGTCCTGGGGCCAGTGAGTGGGTGAGGGGACCAGCAATGCATCAGTTAACATGCAAatacttagcaaaataaatattcttttaattgtCAAGTGCTAATAGTAGAAGAGTGCCAGCAAATGAGATTAGAtagcaaaatggaaaataattattataataaagaTAAATTCAATTGTTTCAGTTAACTAAACAAGAAACTGAAAATTATAATTTGAATTCTTATTTCTATCCCTTATCTGTTCTATACATTTCAACATCAGACTCTAAATTATCTGGAATTACCATTTTCTTAAGTGTTGTTTCAACCAAATCTTTAATTCCTTCATCAGGATCTTCCTCTGAGGGCTGTTTGAGAAGGCTGTTCTTCAGCATGTGAaacatttcctcctttgaaatgAATCCATCTCCATTCAAATCAAACACTTCAaagcaatctttaaaacaaaacaaagcaagcaaATGGGGTGATGTTGGGTGCAATAGTTAAGGTGTTGCTTGGGACAGGTTCtacagtgcctgggtccaagtacTAGTTCcattcccaattctagcttcctgctaatgtgcactctagcaggcagctggtaatggttcaagtatttgtgtCATTGCTATCCATGTGAGACACCCAGACtaagccctggcaattgtgggcatctgaagagtgaaacTGTCAAAGAGAAGTCGATcatctctttttgcttttcagatcaatcaatcaatcaataaataaattataaatttaatagtatcacttaaataatattttcttggatacatttctcaggcacatttccatcttttaaaaaattttttttaaagatttattttatttatttgaaagatagagttacagagagagctagaaacagagaggaaagagaggtcctccatctgctggttcacttcccaggtggccacaagggatggagctgcaccgatctgaagccaggaaccaggaactgcttctgggtctcccacgtgggtgcaggagcccaagcatttgggccatcttctactgctttcctaagccatagcagagagctggatcggaagaggagcagccgggactagaaccggtgtccatatgggatgcaggcacttcaggccagggcattaaccctttgtgccacagtgccgccctgACATTTCCATCTGGTTGATGCTTTATCAACCCCACAACCCTTGGCACAATCTGATTTTCACAATAAATGTTAATGTACACTGGTTCACTAGTTGAATACAGTtcaaaaattcttagaaatggTTTCCTTACACTCATCTATGAAAAAGCATACTACGAAACAATAGCTTTTTATCTTGAAACTCTTGGAAAACTTACTGAAATATGTAGCATTCATCAGAATTAATTGAGAATCAAGACTATAAACAGAACATTTGAATCAATGCTCTGGTTTCATGGTTACAACTCaagtaattaaatatataaaatgcataataCACAAATGTATACACATGTAATTAGCATATCTAGTAATACATATTTTTAGCATAAATTATTCCTCAAAATTGTTGGTTTTCCTTTCCATTAATTTTCTTTCAACTCTGTTGACCTGAATTCACTCCATATAAGAAGCTACTGGGGATTCCAGTCAACTGAACAACCAGCTACTCAATCAAACTGACTTCATTGGCTGGATTAGAGGGCGTTGATTTAAATATTCTAGATATATTAATTACAATGTACAAACCAATAGGATGACTGCAATCTTACATCTCATTTTTTCTTCCAAAGATCCTCGAAGAAACAGTGATAATCCATTAACCCACTCTGATACATTTACACAGCCATCGTTGTCCTTATCAAAACCTCGGAATACTAAAGAAAGAGAGATGTGCAATGTCACAATTCTCAGTACTGAGTCCACATtagtattacttttaaaattcagagaGCATTTCAAGATCAGGTGGTCCAATGTCCTCACTTGATACAGGAGGACActaagaaacagagacacagaaacctctttcatttaaacattcaaattttctctgtgttttgagaTCAAAGAATAGTTGGATATCTAAAt
Above is a genomic segment from Oryctolagus cuniculus chromosome 6, mOryCun1.1, whole genome shotgun sequence containing:
- the CLXN gene encoding calaxin isoform X1 — translated: MNRKKLQKLTDTLTKNCKHFNKFEVSCLIKLFYNLVGDVAERPGAVVGLDRNAFRNILYVTFGMTDDMIMDRVFRGFDKDNDGCVNVSEWVNGLSLFLRGSLEEKMRYCFEVFDLNGDGFISKEEMFHMLKNSLLKQPSEEDPDEGIKDLVETTLKKMDHDHDGKLSFADYEKAVREETLLLEAFGPCLPDPKSQMEFEAQVFKDPNEFSDM
- the CLXN gene encoding calaxin isoform X2; translation: MNRKKLQKLTDTLTKNCKHFNKFEVSCLIKLFYNLVGDVAERPGAVVGLDRNAFRNILYVTFGMTDDMIMDRVFRGFDKDNDGCVNVSEWVNGLSLFLRGSLEEKMRYCFEVFDLNGDGFISKEEMFHMLKNSLLKQPSEEDPDEGIKDLVETTLKKMDHDHDGKLSFADYEKAVREETLLLEAFGPCLPDPKDTEGL